The nucleotide window ATGACTCAATACCCACCATTAATAATATGCTACCGttaatattattaatatataaaagatcCGCAAATTTTCATAAAGTTTATGGATATGGCAAATTTTACAATTAAAATTCCAAAGCAACTTTGGAAACCCCGGACGGATTGTATGAAGAGttagtaatgccatttgggttatTGAATGCATTCATGGAATGGTTGGAGAAAATTTGTGGTTATCATGTTTTCCACATCAAACCTATTTCTAATGTTGGTTCATTCAGCATTTTAGCACCATTGTATTTGTGGCTCAAACTAAAGAAGGCCTTAATGGTGTCCAGTTTTGCTAGACTCCACTAACGATGAAAGTGTTTGTGCTTACCAAAGATTGGAATCAATGCCCTAAACTAGCTCTACCTGATTCCTTGCATGTCCTTGAGGTTCAATGTGACACCCCGACAGGATTGTTCATGTCGGGTTgttaatatatccgatttggataggatatccaaccaaactgttctaaaaaaattggatatgaaaaaataattaaaatccgactaaaaaatcatatcatactcagatttgagaaatgacatctaatcagtttcaagttcatatatatatatatatatttgatcgGATtaagatcagatttagttttaaataaatatattgcaCCTAATAtcacaaacaaacaaatcaagttttcaaaattaattacaagattggttttcataaaattattttttcacaaacttatatatatatatataagtttatttTACATCTAAACAATATGATCTAGGTTATATATTTAAACTGATCTAGTTAAAATAGAACCTTCAGTTTTACTGATGAAGTCATAAAAGCCAATCATAACTAATTTTTACATTTCAAGAAAAATCTCACAACCTCTTACGACGAAAGTAAGGAGAAATAGAACCTTCGCTATCTGCACTATTATGAATTTTCCATAGATTATatgcaaattaaataaagttAAATACTATCACATGATTTTAGCACGAAGACAAGTGTGGACACATGCCTATACAGATCCACACAAAACtgttttattttaatatcaGGATTGTATTGCacaaaatgtttattttagtaTCAGAGTTATACATTGattctctttaaaaaaattaaattttattacCAGAACCCTTTAGCCAAAAATTTGACTCAACCACACTATTTTATGACAATTGCTTAAGTGACATTAAAGATTTTGAACACCAGGAGCATCATTTGGGTAATCGCTAATATTGTTAAAAGCTGCCCTTACCTGCATGTTAGATACTTTCATACATCTCCACAACGGTCAGAATCTCTACGGCTACGTATGGACGGCGGCGATCAGGTGGCAGGGGTACGTTCGTAATTTTCTGATcgtctttatttatttatttatttctttcttttcaacatCTCTAGCCAGAAGTCATGGTGAGTCACCTCAAGTACAACCAGATAGCTCCGCCCATACGGCCACATCTCTCTGcgtcgctctctctctctcttccatggTCCACCGCTTGATCTCAGTATCATTTCCTTCCTAAAACTCTTGCTGGCTTTTACCTCCAAATCATTGCCTTCCCAAATCAATCAATCAAGTTTTCTCGCTCTGCAGAACCTAATTTCCCTGTTGCAGTTCCTTCGCTGGttcaatctttttctctctatctctctctccatggGGTGATGGGGAAATCAGGAGAAGGCCCCAACCTGACCAGGTCTCTGTCGTCCTCGTCCTCAATCTCTTCGGACTTCGAATTCACCATCTCACTCTCTCCTGCCTCCAGGAAGACGTCCTCCACCCTCTACTGCCCTGCCGATGAGCTCTTCTTCAAGGGCCAACTTCTTCCCCTCCACCTCCCTCCTCGCCTCCGAATCATCCAAACCCTCACCACTCCTACCAGCACCGGTCGTCCTAActcaccaccaccgccaccagaTCGCCATGCATCACCACCGATCTCTttctccaccaccaccgccgccgcggCAGCCTCCCGTCCGCGACCGGCTACCACCGTGTTCCCTCCTCGCGTACCACCTTCCATCCACCTGACCAGCACGGCCAACAACGACTCCAGCGGCTGGAGCTCCGATGCCACGAGCTCCCGAGACTCCAACAGCAGCTCCTGCGACTCCTCCCGCCGCACCAGCTCCGCGACAACCGATGACGAAGATGCCCACCTGACCTCCCTCAAGAAACTCCGCCACTTTGCCCGTCTCCCCACCAAAAAGCCGGTCGCGCCGCCAACACCGAggccaccgccaccgccaccgccactAAGCAACAAACCACCGAGCAAGATGAAGATCTCCTCAATCTTCCTCACCAAGGGCAAGAAGATGAGCAGATCCGCGAAGAACGTATTCCAGAAGTACATCAACAAGGTGAAGCCCCTCTACGAGAAGATCTCTCACATGAAAGCAGGGGAAGAGCGGCTCGTGAAGGCGAGGGACAGTTGCAGCAGCACCGGCAGCTCCAGCTTCCACGCCACCCATCACTCCCACTCCTTCTCCGGCAACTTGAGCGGGTTTCCCAAGAGAAGGGCATCGGCGCGTCCAATCCGTGGCTACATAGGGAGCTGCCCTCCGTCGGTGATGTCGTCGCCGAGTCACAGTGGGGTGCTGACCTTCTCCGGTGAGTTCTTGCCATCGATGGACAGCAGCAGCATGGAGGAGCTGCAGAGCGCTATCCAGGGAGCCATCGCCTATTGTAAGAACTCCAATGCTGTACATGACAAGTGATGACTTAAACTGACATAGTACTGGTTTCACCGGCCGATGGTGACGGCCGtctgtctctctcactctttctctctctctttcccgtTTACAGAGAGCTTTTTCTCTGTTCTTGTTTGCCAAGTTTGGTGAATGGTAGGATTTTCAGTTTTGGCTGTCTTGTTCATTATCATCTGAATGTTATAGCCGCGGTAGTTATTCACTTTTTCTCAGGTGATTACCTTCTGAATGTTATAGCTGTGTTAGTTACTCCCTTTTTtcagatctctctctttccccctgTCTCCTCCATGGATAAAGGCCACTGTATCAGTGGGAAAAAATGCAGATGATCATGAAATTTTGcctctgttctctctctctctctctctctcttcaccatGCCGCATGTGCTTTCCTTGTTTTATGTGCCTACCATGGAAAACGAAGGTGAGcaaatttcatatataaatataatatgaaGGTGAGcaaatttcatatataaatataatatatatacatatgtatacaatGAAAGATTAATCCTCCTACTTCTTATGTTTGAAAAGCGATGGTCAGATGTTGTTTGGTGTCTTTCAATGACGGAAAGTAGCCATTTtcgtctctctttctttctctaaagTAACAAATTTGGAGAAAGCCAAAATGGTGATCATTAAAGAAGTGTTTTGAAGAGATTGTTATTTGGAACTCCCCATCAAGAGATGAAGGGAAGGAGATGTTTATAATTTTGATACGACGGTTCAAATCTTCGAGGTCTTGAGAGGGCGACAGCGATGTTTCCTCTGTACACTTCCCCAGAGACGTCTCTATAGGGAACTGTGATATTTGACCTTGTTTACTTACTGCATTCCTTGGAAAGCGACAATAGTGATATAAATGCGCCTGCTCTTTTGTTGGTTTCATATATGACACCACGAAGTCCCGTGTCTTGCCTTGCAAGGTCCATTTTGCTATGATTGGTAGGGAGGGCAAACGCCACCTATCTGCCCTCCCACTATTTCCCTCTTTGACGGTCCAACTGCTACTGTCATCGTTCATGTGAAAAAGTTCAGAGTAAAAAAGCTAAACCACTTTGCCTTGGTCTGCGGAAACCAGGCTTTAAAttataagtttaaaatatataagtCTGTGCACCGTGTacatgtgtgtgagagagaaagactgATCATGTGCCAGTGCCACAGTCCTCAATAATTTCATGTTCGATATGATTTATTTAGATTcttttttggttaaatatggTAAATCATGATCCAATCTTGACTCTGGACTTTTAAcgtttcatttcatgattacttggtttttacaaaatcaggttttatgaaaacttgattttttttttcatgacaaggtaaaaaccaggtttttcaTTGTCATGTGTTTTGTGAAAACCCAGCATTTTCTTGTCACCCAAACACCTTCGAAAAGTAGTTTTGAGAGGTCAAACCTGATTTTGCCTT belongs to Nymphaea colorata isolate Beijing-Zhang1983 chromosome 13, ASM883128v2, whole genome shotgun sequence and includes:
- the LOC116266591 gene encoding probable membrane-associated kinase regulator 1 is translated as MGKSGEGPNLTRSLSSSSSISSDFEFTISLSPASRKTSSTLYCPADELFFKGQLLPLHLPPRLRIIQTLTTPTSTGRPNSPPPPPDRHASPPISFSTTTAAAAASRPRPATTVFPPRVPPSIHLTSTANNDSSGWSSDATSSRDSNSSSCDSSRRTSSATTDDEDAHLTSLKKLRHFARLPTKKPVAPPTPRPPPPPPPLSNKPPSKMKISSIFLTKGKKMSRSAKNVFQKYINKVKPLYEKISHMKAGEERLVKARDSCSSTGSSSFHATHHSHSFSGNLSGFPKRRASARPIRGYIGSCPPSVMSSPSHSGVLTFSGEFLPSMDSSSMEELQSAIQGAIAYCKNSNAVHDK